One segment of Vulpes lagopus strain Blue_001 chromosome 8, ASM1834538v1, whole genome shotgun sequence DNA contains the following:
- the MZB1 gene encoding marginal zone B- and B1-cell-specific protein, protein MLTEPSPLTMRLSLTLTLLLLGAWAIPGGSEDRAPLTATAPQLDDEEKYSAHMPAHLRCDACRAVAYQMWQHLAKAEAKLHTPDSGGRRWELSESVYIDVLDKSCSQSWQGYGVREVNQVKRLTGPGLSKGPEPSISVMITGGPWPTRLSMTCLHYLGEFGEDQIYEAHQQGQGALEALLCGGLQGACSEEAPVTRTEL, encoded by the exons ATGCTCACTGAGCCATCTCCACTGACCATGAGGCTGTCACTGACACTGACACTGCTGCTGCTGGGAGCCTGGGCCATCCCAGGGGGCTCTGAGGACAGGGCCCCACTCACAGCCACTGCCCCACAGCTGGACGATGAAGAGAAGTACTCAGCTCATATGCCTGCTCACCTGCGCTGTGATGCCTGCAGGGCAGTGGCCTACCAG ATGTGGCAACATTTGGCAAAGGCAGAGGCCAAACTTCACACCCCTGACTCAGGCGGGCGGCGGTGGGAGCTGAGTGAGTCGGTATACATAGACGTCCTGGATAAGAGCTGTTCCCAGAGCTGGCAGGG CTATGGAGTTCGAGAAGTGAACCAGGTGAAACGTCTCACAGGCCCAGGACTCAGTAAGGGGCCAGAGCCAAGCATCAGTGTGATGATCACAGGGGGCCCCTGGCCCACCAG GCTCTCCATGACATGTTTGCACTACTTGGGCGAGTTTGGAGAAGACCAGATCTATGAAGCCCACCAACAAGGCCAAGGGGCTCTGGAGGCATTGCTGTGTGGAGG